ATTGAACAATCAGAAAAACTCGGCAAAACTAATTAAACTAGGAAAAGAAAATATGACGACAGAATGGGCGGACAATACTGCGGATGTTAAACTAGAgcacaatgaaaaaaataactatgaaGAAATAGATTCTACTAACCAGAGAAATATAGaggatattaattttgattactaTAACCTGGAATCTATGCCAGTTATTTTTGGTGAAGATCTAGAACTAGGGTTCCAAGAAGAAGTTTTAGCAACATATGAATTTCAAACACCGAGCGAAATAAAAACagagaaaaaaagaaattgacattatttctaatattaagttaaaattatgTACCAATGCCTCTGTCTGACACAAAAAAGAGAAGAAATTCACAGCCTTTATCAAAAGACACTGCTTGCACATCGTCAACCAAACGACGATATTCAACCTGTACAAAAAGTTATTAGGATAACAAAGAAGAAATATTGAGTATTTTAGAAAGTGACTGATTTGGAGAAAACAGATTGATATATGATATATGACTGATAAACATccattattttctataaatttgttttttatggtAAGAAATCTGAAAGATCTCATAGGTAGTACATAAATCTCATACTCTTAGTGCCTGAAGCCAAAATAAGTGCTGCAGCCTCCAAGGTTTGATGTTATTAGTGTATAtattaagcttttttttaaaaaaaactagcgcTTATATGTAGTAAAAGCCTATGGGAATCTATAATCTTAATCACCGGAATCTTACTAACTATATATACGGTTTGTAATTGGATTAAAAACCAAAGAGAAAATCGGCCTGGAAGTTTGAAATTGTTCCTTTTCCCCCCGTTTTATATAGTTTGgtataaaactggacccggtaggttCAGTCTAGAGAAAAGAAGACTGTCGTCCCGTGCCAGTTTATTTGCCAGGTCGTTGACATGTGCCGCTAGTCGCCcttgatacttttttttttatttatcaaataaagcaattacaataaagtGGTTcttataaaagcaccgaaaaaaccgcagaggtttgtcctcggtgcctatctgcaacaattacctaaggtgttaattagaagaattaaaagctgtgggaaaaacactgctacattgtagaacgataggaaccaAGTAAgcatgtaaattttaatttttaaaagtagcaagtaccaaaataaatgaatataaactatacaagatacaaaagagtcagccaactaacttcgctaaaaagtattctttgagttaacgcttaatgtttttaatatttacattttggatcAACGTTGAGGCTCACCGTATGTATTGTACTGTAACTTAATACTGTATGTCCTTATTTCCTCTTTGACtgttttaatacttaaatcTTTTTGGATATTCTCGTTAGTCACATAATATGGTGGGATGTTAAACATGCTTCTGATGACCTTGTTTTGAAATCTTGGCCATGAGGTCAGCTAGTCTGTCAATAAACCCATGAAAATAATCTTTTGAAACTACATTTTTACCTTTAAGCATCATAGCTCAGTGGCTATTGTGCTGTAAGTTTTTACAATATAAGTTAATTTTCACCATAAAATCACCATAGAAACTGTAATCCCtagaaaattattgtttttatgtgttttattgtattgtttacaGTTAGTTGATGTTATGAAATTATTAACTTAGTATTTGTACTAACACTGTCAACAATTTTCATCAGACATAAAAAGGACGAGTTTCttggttaaatattatttaacagctGAACAGCTTATTGTTGGCGATGGTGTGATAAATGAAAGTAATTTCGCAAGGCCTGGAAAAATCGGAAATGCCAACCTAAGAGAAACAGATTAATGATTTTGATCTAAGTGCTGTTCATCAAAAATTCTAAGACAGACTTTAATTTCtaattgaaaagaaaaaccAGCAATTGCTTCAAAacacaagttttatttaaagcaaaTCCTAGAAAACAGAACTGCCTGAAAATATCCAATCAaagattatatttgtatttttaaaaaaactatgtgGAGTAAgtacattaaaagtgtattcatttattatttaattggatGTGAAACAGAGTCCTATAAACTGAGTCctacaaagaaacaaaatattggcaatttattaatattccaGGGGACCAACAACTTTGTAAAGGAAAATGGTAGATAATTGTGCATGCTGGAAAGAGATTTACACTCAACCCacttttaatcatcatcattatgtaCCCATTcctggcccattacagggcatatgtctcctctcagaatgagaagggtttaggccatagtctaccacactagccaagtgcagattggaaTACTTTGcatgccttcgagaacattatgaagaacttttaggtgtgcaagtttcctcaggatgttttccttaaccattAAAGCatgtcaagtcaagtcaaatatttctttattcaaataggcacatagatggcacttttgatgcgttattatatacaaaatgtgtacaaagcagtgagtagtgatggcgataactacaatcgtaaagctactaaagctacgagggttccaatcgcgccctggtctaagaagaagcccacaacaaacttagccgggtgttctttttgttatcaccatatcacattgtcattagaaaatatttaagaagcaacctggttagagcaattgtttgtgatattaaattgttgGTGCGTACCAGGGATCAAACTCAATGTCCCTCTATTCCTAtcacttttaatattttctagtaAAAGTAAGCTGAAGCAACACAATTACCATTCTAATATGaattctctatttttttttttaatgggttACTGATAAGTATACACATAGCACTGTACAATTTTAtgctctttttttttacattatattctttttttacatTGAAATTCGTCCCTTTAGTAACACAAAAACGTATCtcgacttttattaattttcagttAAGTATACCACCTATCTCGAAATAACGCATTCTATTTAGTCACAAAATCACGTATCTCTGTGATACTTTATTTCTAAAATGAAGGTTGACGTATCTATTAAATGCCCAAATTAGAAACAAACACAGAAACTTATCTTAAGATACGATTGTGTGTTACTAACAATATCCATAAAACATAAACTTATCTAAAGATACGTCTGTGTGTTACTTAATGTTATGCGATGACTGCACACATACAAATCGTATGAATAGATACACGTGTTTGTTGTTTCACTTTGGGGCGTCAGTAGCGCGCTGCCATCTTGTTACGTCGCACGTCGGGCGCTTTTGTTGAACTCAAATTAGTTAAGTAGTGTTTAGAAATGTCAAGAAACCCAAggatagcaaaaataaaagcTATTATAGCAAGTAGAATGTTAAACGAAGCCAACCGAGATGAACCTATTGGTAAGTACCTAAATCACATTTTTCTTCTATATAACCTTTCGAACCATAAATAATCTGAATAAAGTAATCTTTCATTtccatttgttttattatttgtgttagtATTGAAAAATAGCTAAATTATGACCTAAATCAGTGGGTGTTGTATCATTCGTATCATTCAATTCTTCACTTTATGttatgttaatataaaaaaatgctttttaagtCCCGTAATACactaaataattttgaagataATTTATACACGTTAGAACCCACCCAATaccctaataaaatatatttcaacacATTTGCTCATAACATGAACCTTTCTTTTAGGGTCATAGTACAAGTTATTAAAACCGGCCAAGTGTGAATCTTATTTACGCACCAAGGGTGCCGTATTAGTTACCAAATATTTTGTTCTCTTTCATTTGGTTCGGGGTCCATAATGAGGGCCGAACTACACTTGGccaatttttattgtttgtcgttgtaataaataatcgaAATGTTTTACTTCCAGATCCTTTTCAAGAAATGGATGATGATTCATCAGAATCATATATTGGCAATACAGATTCGGATGACAGCTCTGAAGAACGGAGTCgatcaaaaaaagaaaagtctTTATCCCTTTTGAGCACACGTCACGTATCGCGTCTTGTAACTAGTGGTAATTTGAGAAGCGCTTCACTAGATCCAGATTATGACAaagaaaactttaatatttCTGAGACACCAGCCAATAGATTAGCAGAAAATTTACATGACACATCTGTTAGTTTTGACCGTTTATTCTCTGGAGGCCCTGATTTCCCAAATAGCCCAATGGTTATACCGCCAACTGATTGTTCAGAAATTTCTCTTCCAATTATTGATTTACCGGCGCATGACGATTCTGGAGAAATTCCATTCAGTCAGCTCAGCCAAAGAACAGCTCATAATAATTCTCACTTTATTCCTGGGATACCTGCACCAGGCAATAGATCAGCACATAATTTGCAGGACACATCTGTCAAATTTGACCATGTATACACTGGAGGCCCTGATTCCTCTAATAGCTCAATGGTTGCGCCAGCTAATTGTTCAGAGATTTCTCcttctattattaatttaccgGCGCATGACGATTCTGGAGAAATTCCATGCAGTCAGTTCAGCCAAGAAAGAGCTCACAATAATTCTCACTTTATTCCTGGGACACCTGCACCAGGCAATAGATCAGCACATAATTTACGGGACACAACCGTCAAATTTGACCATTTATATTCCGGAAGCCTTGATTCCTCTAATAGCTCAATAGTTGCACCAGCAAATTGTTCAGAGATTTCTCCTCCTATTATTGATTTACCGGCGCATGACGATTCTGGAGAAATTCCATGCAGTCAGTTCAGCCAAAGAACAGCTCACAATAATTCTCTTAGCATCCTTGACCAATCGTTACCGAACATGCCTGAAGTCATCTCATTTGAACAGCCGGAAACAATCTCTACACCAACTGAAAACCAACTGGAAGtggaaaatcataaaaaaactcGCAATAAAAGATCTGCTCCCAAGACCTGGAAGCAAAATGTGCGAAAGTGCTTAAGGCAATCTGGAAAAGAATATGTTTCTTTAAGAGGTAAAAAAGTGGGTGCTCGTAAAGTAAGGCTCGTACCAAAGGATTGCAGTAGTTGCCGCAGAAAGTGTAATCAATCATTTGACGAGTGTGCAAGGGAAATGATTCATAACGCCTACTGGAACTTAAAAGATTCAGATAAACAAAGACAGTAGTGGTGGATGAAGTTCAAACAAAAGTTAAAACTGCTGGTGAAAATTCCAGGCGAAAAATGACGCGAGAGTTTTTCTTTTACAAAGACGGTGGAAAAGTCCAAGTGTGTCAAGAGTTTTTTCTCAAGACGCTAGATATATCAGAAGGATTCTTAAGAAATGTTTTAAAGAAAAGGGATGCAGCACGTGTTGTTGCTCCAAGCAACCGAGGTAAGCACCAACCATTGTTACCAGACCAAtcgaaaacaaagaaataatagaGAAGCACATCCTATCATTCCCTACTGTGCCGTCCCATTATTGCcggaaaaaaacaaattataaatacttgcCGGAAGATTTATCACTGAGAGATATGTATAATCTATACATGAAGCAATGCACTGAGCAAAATATAGTCTCTGAAAAGTTTTGGCTTTACAGACAAATTTTCAATAATCAACACTTGAAATTTCATAAGCCCCGTAAGGATATGTGTGATTCATGCGTAAAATACAAGAATTGTAGTGAGGAAGAAAAACCAGGTCTATTTCCATTACACATGCAACATATTCGCCGGAAGACTGAAGCACGTCAGTACCATGATGATAACAAGAACCTAGcactaaataaagttttaaattttattgagatTGACTTAGAAGCCGTGCGATATTGTCCTAAAGTATCAGCCAAAACCATTTTTTACAAACGCCGACTTGCGACATATAACGCGACAGTCTATGATGTTGAGTCGAGGCGGGCGTCAAATTTTATGTGGCATGAAGGTATTGCGTCCAGAGGTTCAAACGAGTTGTCTTCttgtctttttaaatatttagcaGACCACGCCAATGGCAAAAAATTCATTATCATGAGTGATACTTGTGGAGGCCAGAATAGGAATGTTAATTTAGCTGCGGTTCTCCTTTATGCTGTACAAATATTAGATATTCCTGAAATAGAACAGGGCTACTTTGAACCTGGCCATTCCATGATGGAGGTAGATTCTGTGCACGCTCACATTGAGACTTCATCAAAGAATGTAAATATTTACCATCCTTCAGGATGGTACACTGCAGTCAGAATGGCATCAAAATCATCGAAATAGGATGTTATTGAAATGGGCCAAGAGATGTTTTTTAACGCTTTGAAGTTAAGagaacaaattattaaaaataagaaaatagacACTGATGGTAACAACATTAATTTGCTCAAGatcacattattaaaatacattaaaggCGCTTGtgatcatatttattttaaatataataaaagtgacacagattttaaaacatttaaagtaaTACGGCGAGTAACAAGGGGTGCTACAAACTATGATTCCATCGAACGGATCAGAGCATATCGTCCCTTAGCTTACAACACCGCCTAAGTCATTTTTACCAACTTTACAGGAGACGTAAAAAACtgtctattttaaaaaatctgggGATTATTCCTGTCATAACTTAATACATACTCTAGTTAGCggttaagaaataattatttatacttatattgacaatttactttattttaacttgttttttatgACTTGAGCTGTGttgtaatgtaatattttattagatttagGCGGTGTTGTTTGCGGAAATGTTAGGgattaagatattaaataaaagatgatTTCCAAAGAAAAGCTTTTATTAGGAAATATTTCAAGAAAATTAACAAATCTTTATAACATTAGGTATCTATAACTTAAATCTTAAAGCACCGGATACACTAGGGAACATTTTGTCCCGCAACATGACGCGCAACACAAAATATACGTGACGCTGCAACGTTGCATAGTGTCCCGCAACATGACCCACAACATTGTACGTGACGCGGGGCATGTTGCTTGCTCCCGCCTCGAGAGCGAGCGCACGTGTCCCGCGTCAGTGTTGCGCCATTTGTCACTGAGTGTAGTCGCGTACGCAACGTGCCTTTAAAATGTCTAGTGTGGGGAAATGATACCGTGCTTTTGCTTATAGAGCTTTACGAAAGTCGTGACTTGTTGTGGAATACTTCACACCGTGActatcgaaataaaataaagaaaaatgatgCATGGGAGGATATTGCCAAGGCGCTTAAATTGCCTAGAAAAGAAATAGAAACCAAAGTTCATACCCTGCGTTCGCAATTTGTCCGAGAAAGGAAGAAAgtgaaatcgtcaaaaactACTGGTAGTGGACGAGAGGACGTGAAGTCCAGTGCATGGTTTGCGTACGATGCAATGAAATTTTTGCTAAAGGGAGCCACAACTTCTGGAAGCTTGGATACTTTGGACACAAACGTAAGTCATACTTTAGTTATTTTGTCATTTGTAATCAGTAATCACGGTCACATCACTTGCGACAAATTTAGCGCAAacggatttatttttatttataatttatttatatttatttatttataatttattgtacgGACACACAAGGAAAGGAAAAGTAACAAATTAAtacgtacctatattatttacataaactaaGATTTGTACACACCTCACCCACAAAACTTCACTTCTAAAAGGATTGACGTTGTTCAgtaacattaaaagaaaaaatatagtacaatactagtttattcatttaaaaattattctgcCAGGGAACACGTCCTTCTTCACTCATGAAATATTCAGcaaatttgtttcttatttcCATTGCAGATTCAGGGTAGCGTCTTCCCATAGCATTTAAATTCGACATATTAACAGAGCCAGTTTCTCTGCGCCAAGATCCTTCTAAAATATCGTGATCCACATTTTCAGAATCAAAAGTCCCATGTGGGTTGTACAGTGATCTCGATTGACTATTTCGCCTTAAAAAATTATGGAGGTATACGCACGCCATTACAACAACTTCAGCATTAAAGGGTAGGATGGTTATGGGAGTTCGGAATATACGAAATACAACACCTAAGATACCGAACACATTTTCGACAATTCTTCTAGCTCTTGACAATCGATAGTTGAAAATGCGTCTTGTTGTACCCACGTCATGATTACCGGGATATGGCTTCATCATGTTTTCTGTCAGTGCAAAGGCGCTGTCTCCTACAAGTACGTAAGGCATATTCGGCCCATCTTGTCGTATTGGGTCTGGAGTTGGCCAGTTGAGTTGGTTATCAGCTAAAGCTTTATAAAAAGCAGTCTCTTGGAATACTCCACTGTCAGAAGATTTTCCTTTAGCACCACAATTTGCAtagataaaattgtaatttgcaTCGACAATACCCAATAGGACAATACTAAATTGTTCCTTATAGTTAAAATAGTCACTTCCCGAATTCGAAGGAGCTTGGATTAAAACGTGTTTACCGTCTATAGATCCAACGCAATGCGGAAAATTCCATATATTTTCAAAGCTTTTAGCCTTGGTTTTCCATTCATTTGGAGTAGCTGGGACCTGTAAAGAAATAATGATAcattaaatactatttttgCGTACTAATAATTAAGGATTCATGTCTAACAGATGTTTGATATAATACACTACGTGTTTTATACTTAgtatattcttattataataattgacttaatatttatatcattaatttttCAGAGTCCACAAAGCCAAAACTCGATTTCGTCTCCGGATGAAGATGTCGTTATACATTCTCAATCTTCCGTTCCGGAATTTCAATCTCCTCATCAACTAGAATCGCAATCTACGAGTACCATTGATCAAGCAGAGCAACCCACAACCCCTGCACTAACACCTTCATCGTCGCGACCAACTCGGAAGAGGAGCCACCCCAATGAAGATAGATTGGAGGAGGCTTATGAAGTTCTGCATGCTGCTAAAAACAGAATGATGTCCCGAGATGAATTCGATGTTTATGGACAGTACGTAGGAACTGAGTTACGTGCATTAAATGACGAACATAGTGTAATTATggctaaatattatattaataatattttattagatgcACGCTTAGGAAAATACCGTACAAGTTATAATAATCAAAGCCAGTCAGTTGTTCAACAGGGCTATAGCACTGCATCCAGTGATATTAGCCCCGAGCCTTCTGAAGAgcatattatacaaaatatacttgCAAATATGGATTCCTCGAGCACTAATAGCATTGATGGCACTAATACTAATTAATTTACGTTGATCGCTATATCCATCTTGTactctttaaaatttattttactgaagattaaaatacaattataaataaaattatgcgtTTTCTTCAACTTACCTTTACAAAtatcttcaatttttttatcagttCTTTACAAACTTCTGGTACTATTTTACGTATTAGTTGTTTTGACACTCGAAAAGTGTACGACAAAGAAGCATAAGAATCTCCAGTCGACAAGTACCTCAATGTAATGGCTAGTCTGATATGAGGACTAATAGCGTTCCGTAATATTGTATCCTGTTTGGCTATGGAAGGTGCGatcatttgcaataaaatttcaaaatcagaTGATGACATGCGAGTAAAATTCACAAACGATCCGTCAGACATTCGGAGatcacttaaaatattaactcTTCTTTCTCGTTGTAATAAGAAATTCCGCATCCACCACCTTCTCTTTCTCTTACGTTTCAACACACTCGATATAATTACTATGTACGCAGCACTAATAGCCACAACCTCCTCGGGCGACATTTCTATAAACACTGAGAAGTGTGGTCGACGAAATGTTCCGCGACATGTATGTCGGCACATTCCACGTAGTTGTTGAGGAACATGTTCCGCAACATGTTGCTCCATTTGTCCCCTAGTGTATCCGTGGCTTAAGAATCAcattgttgatataaattacttaaagtTGTTTGGTAACATAGGAACTTCTAGTTAGTGCGAAAatgcaattatatttttttattattataggtaaATATTTTGAATCATTAGTTTTAGTCTTTAATAAACTCCAAAGAAACAAGATataaatagtattaataaaattataaaaataataaagaataactCGAAATCTCTAGTCTAATCTAAGTTTCAGTCTTTAGCGATTGCTGTGCGGAAGGTCATCATAAAAAGAATGGCAACTAGGTGGTAATACACTTTTTAGGTCTTGCAAATCTTGATACTTCCGCTTTGTAATTGGTATTCTAGCTGCGTACAATTTCTGCAggctatttatttgtttaatgttG
This sequence is a window from Pararge aegeria chromosome 1, ilParAegt1.1, whole genome shotgun sequence. Protein-coding genes within it:
- the LOC120627011 gene encoding protein ALP1-like codes for the protein MEQHVAEHVPQQLRGMCRHTCRGTFRRPHFSVFIEMSPEEVVAISAAYIVIISSVLKRKRKRRWWMRNFLLQRERRVNILSDLRMSDGSFVNFTRMSSSDFEILLQMIAPSIAKQDTILRNAISPHIRLAITLRYLSTGDSYASLSYTFRVSKQLIRKIVPEVCKELIKKLKIFVKVPATPNEWKTKAKSFENIWNFPHCVGSIDGKHVLIQAPSNSGSDYFNYKEQFSIVLLGIVDANYNFIYANCGAKGKSSDSGVFQETAFYKALADNQLNWPTPDPIRQDGPNMPYVLVGDSAFALTENMMKPYPGNHDVGTTRRIFNYRLSRARRIVENVFGILGVVFRIFRTPITILPFNAEVVVMACVYLHNFLRRNSQSRSLYNPHGTFDSENVDHDILEGSWRRETGSVNMSNLNAMGRRYPESAMEIRNKFAEYFMSEEGRVPWQNNF